One region of Primulina tabacum isolate GXHZ01 chromosome 1, ASM2559414v2, whole genome shotgun sequence genomic DNA includes:
- the LOC142541209 gene encoding uncharacterized protein LOC142541209, whose protein sequence is MLDFQEGARSHMLPAPLLNMISKPTTWRRRRFPVQRLLLLIALFATLGIVILGIKSVDPSSPIPGNKNTLGVSALNMTINFVKQINITKKCATVEEIGEIFGRGYAEESLRVRRIIQAHFALNGALTVRELPQHQFCKHGFVIGKASEAGLGNEMYKILTAAAVSVMLNRSLIIGQTRGKYPFGDYISYSNQTFTMKEVKHLWRKNRCLAKYGRHLTMRIDDFQKPALTNVLCSNWRKWQEPIIWFQNATDAVAAQFFLKNVHPEMREASSYLFGKPEDLQHRANVFGELMRILIFPSKNIERAVNWALNGSQDPDIVLHMRMMMNRSVRARQAALDCVKKTANDISMISRPKLVLVTDTPSLVKDIVPILEEFTEVVHFDYKNFELNISGNSKLNSSSFRVKDWGPAPRWVAFVDFFLASRAKHAVISGAHRRVGTTYIQLIAALAAACRLDENSSSHSVLRFFSSFQSTLLSEGLKNQVGWGHVWNRFAGPLSCRSRSNQCALTPILAPAWWDGLWQSPIPRDIRRMEAYGIKLSGFGTFYDDYLNHFCRTRKTPVVSVPLI, encoded by the exons ATGCTTGACTTCCAAGAAGGAGCTCGCTCGCATATGTTACCTGCGCCGCTGTTGAATATGATCTCAAAGCCGACGACATGGCGCCGCCGTCGATTCCCCGTGCAGCGTCTTCTCCTCCTGATTGCATTGTTCGCCACTCTGGGCATTGTGATTCTCGGTATAAAGTCCGTTGATCCATCTTCGCCGATTCCTGGTAACAAGAACACTCTAGGAGTCTCTGCCTTGAATATGACGATAAATTTTGTAAAACAAATTAACATTACAAAGAAATGCGCGACGGTTGAAGAAATTGGTGAGATCTTCGGCAGAGGATATGCTGAGGAAAGTCTTAGAGTGAGAAGAATCATTCAGGCTCACTTCGCTCTTAATG GTGCTTTAACAGTGAGAGAACTTCCTCAACATCAATTCTGCAAGCATGGTTTTGTTATTGGAAAGGCGTCAGAAGCCGGCTTGGGTAATGAAATGTACAAGATCTTAACTGCTGCTGCCGTTAGTGTGATGTTGAACAGATCACTGATTATTGGGCAAACCAG GGGTAAATACCCTTTCGGTGATTACATCTCTTATTCCAACCAAACCTTTACAATGAAAGAAGTAAAGCATCTGTGGAGAAAGAATCGTTGTCTGGCAAAGTATGGGAGGCATCTTACAATGAGGATTGATGATTTTCAGAAGCCAGCATTGACAAATGTTCTCTGCAGTAATTGGAGGAAATGGCAAGAACCAATCATATG GTTTCAAAATGCTACAGATGCTGTGGCTGCACAGTTTTTCTTAAAGAACGTACATCCTGAAATGAGGGAAGCATCCTCTTATCTATTTGGGAAACCAGAAGATCTTCAACACAGGGCTAATGTGTTTGGAGAATTAATGAGGATTTTAATCTTTCCTTCCAAAAATATTGAGCGGGCAGTAAATTGGGCTCTTAATGGCAGTCAGGATCCTGATATTGTACTGCACATGCGGATGATGATGAATAG GTCAGTGAGAGCAAGACAAGCAGCCTTGGACTGTGTGAAAAAAACTGCTAATGATATTTCAATGATATCGAGACCTAAATTGGTTTTGGTTACAGATACTCCTTCTCTGGTGAAAGACATCGTACCAATTTTAGAGGAATTTACGGAA GTTGTTCATTTTGATTACAAAAATTTCGAGTTAAATATTTCTGGTAACAGTAAGCTAAACAGCTCATCTTTTAGAGTAAAGGACTGGGGTCCAGCACCCAGATGGGTAGCCTTCGTTGATTTTTTTCTGGCATCACGTGCTAAACATGCTGTAATTTCTGGAGCTCATCGACGGGTTGGGACAACCTATATTCAATTGATTGCAGCACTTGCAGCTGCTTGTAGACTAG ATGAAAATAGCTCTAGCCATTCTGTCCTTAGATTCTTTAGCAGCTTCCAAAGTACTTTGCTTTCAGAGGGTTTGAAGAATCAGGTTGGATGGGGGCATGTATGGAACAGATTTGCTGGTCCACTAAGTTGTCGCAGCCGCTCCAATCAATGTGCTTTAACACCTATTCTTGCCCCTGCTTGGTGGGATGGACTTTGGCAATCTCCTATTCCACGTGACATACGGAGGATGGAAGCATATGGTATCAAGCTCTCAGGGTTTGGAACATTTTATGATGACTACCTAAATCACTTTTGTCGCACGAGGAAGACTCCGGTGGTTTCTGTCCCTCTTATTTGA
- the LOC142541225 gene encoding homeobox-leucine zipper protein HDG11-like isoform X2, whose amino-acid sequence MHSAEGGSGSGDKETSNSQGKIQYRRHSEQKIQRLEAFFKECPHPDENQRQQLSRELSLDPMQIKFWFQNKRTQTKAQNDRAENNALRSENERFRSENLAMQEVLRKGLCQSCIGSALGEEEKRSVLQRLKIENVLLTEEHRRLIDMQKLAMPPHGIGSFLETPGNLSVGDEMGVTAALDLEQTPWKLQDPTSQLHLSEIEKVEKSLIIGIAASAMDELVELLHLKEPVWIKSATDGRSLIHHDSYYKLFPKANHLKTASARIESSKDSGMVAVAATHLVEMLLDSNKWKDLFPTIINEAGTIEVIDTGEFGGSLNLMYGKIHVLSPLVAPREFYFIRYCRQLNSRTWILVDVSYDFIKQFENAAPTNPQKFPSGCMIEDISNGKSNITWIEHVEVDDKSLTHRLYRDLLCNCQAYGATRWVVTLQRMCERIAFSVGRTMTHKHALEGVIGLPEGRRNLMNLCHRMVKNFCEELSLSDRLDFSHSSASNNSGVRVSLHRSTVQGMPNGLILSAATSLWLPLSYETLFDFFKDEKNRAQWDALSNGNISNEIAHISTGTHPGNCLSIIQPYVPEESNMLILQESCIDPLGAMVIYAPIELPSVIAAVNGEDVAEIPILPSGFVISTDGCTGDGVGASSSSSKSRSSGSLLTVAFQILMCYGTRPRELNMETVSNVHALLSTTIQKIKTALDCSELE is encoded by the exons ATGCATTCTGCTGAAGGAGGAAGTGGATCAGGTGACAAAGAAACTTCCAACTCGCAGGGGAAGATACAATATCGACGGCACTCTGAGCAAAAAATTCAGCGGCTGGAAgc TTTTTTTAAGGAATGCCCCCACCCAGATGAGAACCAAAGGCAGCAATTGAGCAGGGAACTAAGTCTCGACcctatgcaaataaaattctggtttcaaaataaaaggaCTCAGACAAAG gCGCAAAATGATAGAGCTGAAAACAATGCCCTTCGGTCTGAAAATGAAAGATTTCGCAGCGAGAATCTCGCAATGCAGGAGGTACTAAGAAAGGGCCTTTGTCAGTCTTGTATCGGTTCAGCTCTTGGGGAAGAAGAGAAACGTAGTGTGTTACAGAGGTTGAAGATAGAAAATGTACTATTGACAGAAGAG CATAGACGATTGATTGACATGCAAAAACTAGCCATGCCTCCTCATGGAATTGGGTCCTTTTTAGAGACGCCTGGAAATCTTTCAGTTGGTGACGAAATGGGTGTCACTGCTGCTCTTGATCTTGAACAAACGCCATGGAAATTACAGGATCCGACATCACAGCTGCACTTAAGTGAAATAGAGAAGGTCGAAAAATCTCTCATTATTGGGATAGCTGCTTCTGCCATGGATGAGCTTGTTGAGCTTTTACACCTGAAAGAGCCTGTGTGGATCAAGTCTGCCACAGATGGGAGATCTCTTATACATCACGATAGTTATTATAAGCTTTTTCCAAAGGCAAATCATTTGAAAACTGCAAGTGCTCGGATTGAATCTTCAAAAGATTCAGGCATGGTGGCAGTTGCTGCAACACATTTAGTTGAAATGCTTCTTGATTCG AATAAATGGAAGGATTTATTTCCTACTATTATCAACGAAGCAGGGACCATTGAAGTGATCGATACTGGAGAGTTTGGTGGCTCTCTGAATTTG ATGTATGGAAAAATACACGTTTTGTCACCTCTTGTGGCTCCTCGGGAATTCTATTTTATTCGCTACTGCCGACAGCTTAACTCAAGAACTTGGATTCTGGTCGATGTATCCTATGATTTCATCAAACAGTTTGAAAATGCCGCTCCAACTAACCCTCAGAAGTTTCCTTCGGGATGTATGATTGAAGATATTTCAAATGGAAAATCTAAT ATTACATGGATTGAGCATGTCGAAGTGGACGATAAATCATTGACCCATCGTTTGTATAGAGATTTATTATGTAATTGCCAAGCGTATGGAGCTACAAGGTGGGTTGTTACCCTTCAAAGGATGTGCGAGAGGATTGCATTCTCAGTGGGGCGAACTATGACACATAAGCATGCCCTTGAAGGGG TTATTGGCTTGCCTGAAGGCCGAAGGAACTTGATGAATCTTTGCCATAGAATGGTCAAGAATTTTTGTGAAGAATTGAGCTTGTCAGACAGACTAGATTTTTCCCACTCGTCAGCATCGAATAACAGTGGAGTGCGGGTCTCGCTCCATAGAAGCACTGTACAAGGGATGCCTAATGGTCTGATTTTGAGTGCTGCGACCTCTCTTTGGCTTCCCCTTTCTTATGAAACtctctttgatttcttcaaagATGAGAAAAATAGAGCTCAG TGGGATGCCCTGTCTAATGGAAATATTTCCAATGAGATTGCACACATCTCAACTGGGACGCATCCTGGAAACTGTCTCTCCATCATTCAG CCATATGTACCCGAAGAGAGCAACATGTTGATTCTGCAAGAGAGTTGCATTGACCCTCTCGGAGCGATGGTGATATATGCCCCAATAGAATTACCATCTGTCATTGCTGCTGTGAATGGAGAGGACGTGGCCGAGATTCCAATACTTCCATCTGGTTTCGTTATATCTACGGATGGTTGTACTGGTGATGGAGTTGGAGCGTCTTCCAGTTCGAGTAAGAGCAGATCCAGCGGTTCACTCTTGACGGTTGCTTTTCAAATATTAATGTGCTACGGCACACGCCCAAGGGAACTGAATATGGAGACTGTATCTAATGTGCATGCCCTTTTAAGCACAACAATTCAGAAGATAAAGACGGCTCTCGATTGTTCTGAGTTGGAGTGA
- the LOC142541225 gene encoding homeobox-leucine zipper protein HDG11-like isoform X1, with amino-acid sequence MHSAEGGSGSGDKEIPNLQKDEIQNLRHSEQQIQLLEAFFKECPHPDENQRQQLSRELSLDPMQIKFWFQNKRTQTKAQNDRAENNALRSENERFRSENLAMQEVLRKGLCQSCIGSALGEEEKRSVLQRLKIENVLLTEEHRRLIDMQKLAMPPHGIGSFLETPGNLSVGDEMGVTAALDLEQTPWKLQDPTSQLHLSEIEKVEKSLIIGIAASAMDELVELLHLKEPVWIKSATDGRSLIHHDSYYKLFPKANHLKTASARIESSKDSGMVAVAATHLVEMLLDSNKWKDLFPTIINEAGTIEVIDTGEFGGSLNLMYGKIHVLSPLVAPREFYFIRYCRQLNSRTWILVDVSYDFIKQFENAAPTNPQKFPSGCMIEDISNGKSNITWIEHVEVDDKSLTHRLYRDLLCNCQAYGATRWVVTLQRMCERIAFSVGRTMTHKHALEGVIGLPEGRRNLMNLCHRMVKNFCEELSLSDRLDFSHSSASNNSGVRVSLHRSTVQGMPNGLILSAATSLWLPLSYETLFDFFKDEKNRAQWDALSNGNISNEIAHISTGTHPGNCLSIIQPYVPEESNMLILQESCIDPLGAMVIYAPIELPSVIAAVNGEDVAEIPILPSGFVISTDGCTGDGVGASSSSSKSRSSGSLLTVAFQILMCYGTRPRELNMETVSNVHALLSTTIQKIKTALDCSELE; translated from the exons ATGCATTCTGCTGAAGGAGGAAGTGGATCAGGTGACAAAGAAATCCCCAACTTGCAAAAGGACGAGATACAAAATCTACGGCACTCTGAGCAACAAATTCAGCTGCTGGAAgc TTTTTTTAAGGAATGCCCCCACCCAGATGAGAACCAAAGGCAGCAATTGAGCAGGGAACTAAGTCTCGACcctatgcaaataaaattctggtttcaaaataaaaggaCTCAGACAAAG gCGCAAAATGATAGAGCTGAAAACAATGCCCTTCGGTCTGAAAATGAAAGATTTCGCAGCGAGAATCTCGCAATGCAGGAGGTACTAAGAAAGGGCCTTTGTCAGTCTTGTATCGGTTCAGCTCTTGGGGAAGAAGAGAAACGTAGTGTGTTACAGAGGTTGAAGATAGAAAATGTACTATTGACAGAAGAG CATAGACGATTGATTGACATGCAAAAACTAGCCATGCCTCCTCATGGAATTGGGTCCTTTTTAGAGACGCCTGGAAATCTTTCAGTTGGTGACGAAATGGGTGTCACTGCTGCTCTTGATCTTGAACAAACGCCATGGAAATTACAGGATCCGACATCACAGCTGCACTTAAGTGAAATAGAGAAGGTCGAAAAATCTCTCATTATTGGGATAGCTGCTTCTGCCATGGATGAGCTTGTTGAGCTTTTACACCTGAAAGAGCCTGTGTGGATCAAGTCTGCCACAGATGGGAGATCTCTTATACATCACGATAGTTATTATAAGCTTTTTCCAAAGGCAAATCATTTGAAAACTGCAAGTGCTCGGATTGAATCTTCAAAAGATTCAGGCATGGTGGCAGTTGCTGCAACACATTTAGTTGAAATGCTTCTTGATTCG AATAAATGGAAGGATTTATTTCCTACTATTATCAACGAAGCAGGGACCATTGAAGTGATCGATACTGGAGAGTTTGGTGGCTCTCTGAATTTG ATGTATGGAAAAATACACGTTTTGTCACCTCTTGTGGCTCCTCGGGAATTCTATTTTATTCGCTACTGCCGACAGCTTAACTCAAGAACTTGGATTCTGGTCGATGTATCCTATGATTTCATCAAACAGTTTGAAAATGCCGCTCCAACTAACCCTCAGAAGTTTCCTTCGGGATGTATGATTGAAGATATTTCAAATGGAAAATCTAAT ATTACATGGATTGAGCATGTCGAAGTGGACGATAAATCATTGACCCATCGTTTGTATAGAGATTTATTATGTAATTGCCAAGCGTATGGAGCTACAAGGTGGGTTGTTACCCTTCAAAGGATGTGCGAGAGGATTGCATTCTCAGTGGGGCGAACTATGACACATAAGCATGCCCTTGAAGGGG TTATTGGCTTGCCTGAAGGCCGAAGGAACTTGATGAATCTTTGCCATAGAATGGTCAAGAATTTTTGTGAAGAATTGAGCTTGTCAGACAGACTAGATTTTTCCCACTCGTCAGCATCGAATAACAGTGGAGTGCGGGTCTCGCTCCATAGAAGCACTGTACAAGGGATGCCTAATGGTCTGATTTTGAGTGCTGCGACCTCTCTTTGGCTTCCCCTTTCTTATGAAACtctctttgatttcttcaaagATGAGAAAAATAGAGCTCAG TGGGATGCCCTGTCTAATGGAAATATTTCCAATGAGATTGCACACATCTCAACTGGGACGCATCCTGGAAACTGTCTCTCCATCATTCAG CCATATGTACCCGAAGAGAGCAACATGTTGATTCTGCAAGAGAGTTGCATTGACCCTCTCGGAGCGATGGTGATATATGCCCCAATAGAATTACCATCTGTCATTGCTGCTGTGAATGGAGAGGACGTGGCCGAGATTCCAATACTTCCATCTGGTTTCGTTATATCTACGGATGGTTGTACTGGTGATGGAGTTGGAGCGTCTTCCAGTTCGAGTAAGAGCAGATCCAGCGGTTCACTCTTGACGGTTGCTTTTCAAATATTAATGTGCTACGGCACACGCCCAAGGGAACTGAATATGGAGACTGTATCTAATGTGCATGCCCTTTTAAGCACAACAATTCAGAAGATAAAGACGGCTCTCGATTGTTCTGAGTTGGAGTGA